A single window of Leclercia adecarboxylata DNA harbors:
- the exbD gene encoding TonB system transport protein ExbD, whose amino-acid sequence MAMRLNENLDDNGEMHEINVTPFIDVMLVLLIIFMVAAPLATVDVKVNLPASSSQPQPRPEKPIYLSVKADKSMFLGNDPVTEESVIPALNTLTDGKKDTTVFFRADKTVDYETMMKVMDTLHQAGYLKIGLVGEEKTVAK is encoded by the coding sequence ATGGCAATGCGTCTTAATGAAAATCTGGACGATAACGGCGAAATGCACGAAATCAACGTGACGCCGTTTATCGACGTCATGCTGGTTCTGCTGATTATCTTCATGGTTGCTGCGCCGCTGGCGACGGTGGACGTGAAGGTCAATCTGCCCGCGTCATCCAGCCAGCCGCAGCCGCGCCCGGAAAAACCGATTTATCTGTCCGTGAAAGCCGATAAATCCATGTTCCTGGGTAACGATCCGGTGACTGAGGAGTCGGTGATCCCGGCGCTGAATACCCTGACCGACGGCAAGAAAGACACTACCGTCTTCTTCCGTGCCGATAAGACCGTCGACTACGAAACCATGATGAAGGTAATGGACACGCTGCATCAGGCGGGTTACCTGAAGATTGGCCTGGTCGGCGAAGAGAAGACAGTCGCGAAATAA
- a CDS encoding SDR family oxidoreductase, which translates to MANSQSKIQNPKTQYHTGEYPQQKQPAPGVQSKMDPVPDCGEKSYKGSGRLQDRKALVTGGDSGIGRAAAIAYAREGADVAINYLPAEEEDAQQVKQLIEEAGRKAVLIPGDLSDEKFARSLVHKAHQELGGLDVLALVAGKQVAVEKIADLTTEQFKQTYAVNVFALFWITQEALPLLPAGASIITTSSIQAYQPSAHLLDYASTKAAILNFSRGLAKQVAESGVRVNVVAPGPIWTALQISGGQTQEKIPQFGQQTPMKRAGQPAELAPVYVYLASQESSYVTAEVHGVCGGEHLG; encoded by the coding sequence ATGGCAAATTCCCAGAGCAAAATTCAGAATCCTAAAACCCAGTACCACACCGGCGAATATCCACAGCAGAAGCAGCCTGCCCCCGGGGTGCAGAGCAAGATGGATCCGGTGCCGGACTGCGGCGAGAAGAGCTATAAGGGCAGCGGCAGACTACAGGATCGTAAGGCACTGGTGACAGGGGGCGATTCAGGCATTGGACGCGCTGCCGCCATCGCTTACGCGCGTGAAGGAGCGGACGTCGCCATTAACTATCTGCCTGCCGAAGAAGAAGATGCGCAGCAGGTGAAGCAGCTGATTGAAGAAGCTGGACGCAAAGCGGTGCTGATCCCCGGCGACCTGAGCGATGAAAAATTTGCCCGTTCACTGGTGCATAAAGCCCATCAGGAACTGGGCGGGCTGGATGTGCTGGCGCTGGTGGCCGGTAAGCAGGTTGCGGTCGAAAAGATTGCCGACCTGACGACGGAGCAGTTTAAGCAGACCTATGCGGTGAACGTGTTCGCGCTGTTCTGGATAACTCAGGAAGCGCTGCCGCTGCTGCCCGCCGGGGCGAGCATTATCACCACCTCGTCGATCCAGGCCTATCAGCCCAGCGCCCATCTGCTGGATTACGCTTCAACCAAAGCGGCTATCCTTAACTTCAGCCGCGGGCTGGCGAAACAGGTGGCAGAGAGCGGCGTGCGCGTCAACGTGGTGGCCCCAGGGCCTATCTGGACGGCGCTACAAATCTCCGGCGGCCAGACTCAGGAGAAAATCCCGCAGTTTGGTCAGCAGACCCCGATGAAGCGCGCAGGGCAGCCTGCGGAGCTGGCACCGGTGTATGTCTATCTGGCAAGCCAGGAGTCAAGCTATGTGACGGCGGAAGTGCACGGGGTGTGCGGCGGGGAACATCTGGGATAG
- the exbB gene encoding tol-pal system-associated acyl-CoA thioesterase, with amino-acid sequence MGNNLMQTDLSVWGMYHHADIVVKIVMIGLILASVVTWAIFFSKSVELLSHKRRLKREQQQLAEARTLNQASDMTSSFQAKSLTTQLINEAQNELELSAGSEDNEGIKERTGFRLERRVAAIGRHMGRGNGYLATIGAISPFVGLFGTVWGIMNSFIGIAQTQTTNLAVVAPGIAEALLATAIGLVAAIPAVVIYNIFARMIGSYKATLGDVAAQVLLLQSRDLDLSASSVKPVRSAQKLHVG; translated from the coding sequence GTGGGTAATAATTTGATGCAGACGGACCTCTCCGTCTGGGGCATGTATCATCATGCCGACATCGTAGTGAAGATTGTGATGATCGGCTTGATTCTGGCGTCCGTCGTCACCTGGGCTATTTTCTTTAGCAAGAGCGTAGAGCTTCTCTCGCACAAGCGTCGTCTTAAGCGCGAGCAGCAGCAGCTGGCCGAGGCCCGCACCCTGAATCAGGCGAGCGACATGACCTCTTCCTTCCAGGCCAAAAGCCTGACCACCCAGTTAATCAACGAAGCCCAGAACGAGCTCGAACTTTCTGCAGGCAGCGAAGATAACGAAGGGATTAAAGAGCGTACCGGCTTCCGCCTCGAGCGTCGCGTTGCGGCCATTGGTCGTCATATGGGCCGTGGTAACGGCTACCTGGCGACTATCGGTGCGATTTCACCGTTCGTTGGTCTGTTTGGTACGGTCTGGGGCATCATGAACAGCTTCATCGGCATCGCCCAGACGCAAACCACTAACCTCGCGGTTGTGGCACCGGGCATCGCAGAAGCCCTGCTGGCGACGGCGATTGGTCTGGTTGCAGCTATCCCGGCGGTAGTCATCTACAACATCTTCGCCCGTATGATCGGCAGCTACAAAGCCACCCTCGGTGACGTTGCCGCTCAGGTCCTGCTGCTGCAAAGCCGCGATCTGGACCTCAGCGCCAGCTCGGTGAAGCCGGTCCGTTCTGCTCAGAAATTACACGTAGGTTAA
- a CDS encoding AraC family transcriptional regulator produces the protein MNRDETCLHLTAQINRLKDNANNLGDLLPDVRLLYGTQPGTRTPVMYQPGIIFLFSGHKIGYINERVFRYDPREYLLLTVPLPFECETFATEAVPLAGIRLNVYILQLQELLMDIGEDELFCPSMAASGINSATLTDEILCAIERLLDVMERPLDARILGKQIVREILYHVLLGPGGGALLALVSRQTHFSLISRVLKRIESQYTENLSVDQLAAEANMSVSAFHHNFKSVTSTSPLQYLKSYRLHKARMMMIHDGMKASAAALRVGYESASQFSREFKRYFGVTPGEDAARIRMMQG, from the coding sequence ATGAACCGCGATGAAACCTGCCTGCATCTAACGGCGCAAATTAACAGACTGAAAGATAATGCAAATAATCTCGGCGACCTGCTGCCGGACGTGCGCCTGCTGTACGGCACTCAGCCCGGCACCCGCACGCCGGTGATGTACCAGCCGGGTATCATTTTTCTCTTTTCCGGGCATAAAATTGGCTATATCAACGAACGGGTATTCCGCTATGACCCGCGCGAATATCTGCTCCTGACAGTACCTTTACCCTTTGAATGTGAAACCTTCGCGACAGAAGCCGTGCCGCTGGCGGGGATTCGTTTAAATGTGTATATCCTGCAACTGCAGGAGCTGCTGATGGACATTGGCGAAGACGAGCTGTTTTGTCCGTCGATGGCGGCAAGCGGGATCAACTCCGCCACGCTGACGGATGAGATCCTCTGCGCCATTGAGCGTCTGCTGGACGTGATGGAGCGGCCGCTGGATGCCCGCATTCTGGGTAAACAGATCGTGCGTGAAATTCTCTATCACGTGCTGCTGGGGCCTGGCGGTGGGGCGCTGCTGGCACTGGTCAGCCGTCAGACCCACTTCAGCCTGATCAGCCGGGTGCTGAAGCGCATCGAGAGCCAGTACACCGAGAACCTGAGCGTCGATCAGCTGGCGGCAGAGGCCAACATGAGCGTCTCGGCGTTTCACCATAACTTCAAATCGGTGACCAGCACCTCGCCGCTGCAATATCTCAAGAGCTACCGCCTGCACAAGGCGCGGATGATGATGATTCACGACGGAATGAAGGCCAGCGCGGCCGCGCTGCGGGTGGGGTATGAAAGCGCGTCGCAGTTCAGTCGGGAGTTCAAACGTTACTTCGGGGTGACGCCAGGGGAAGATGCGGCGCGGATCCGGATGATGCAGGGGTAG
- a CDS encoding TIGR00645 family protein — protein MERFFENAMYASRWLLAPVYFGLSLALVALCIKFFQEIFHVLPHIFSVAESDLILLLLSLVDMTLVGGLLVMVMFSGYENFVSQLDISSDKEKLSWLGKMDASSLKNKVAASIVAISSIHLLRVFMDAKNIPDNKLMWYVIIHLTFVLSAFVMGYLDKLSRK, from the coding sequence ATGGAACGCTTCTTTGAAAACGCAATGTACGCCTCCCGCTGGCTGCTGGCCCCGGTCTATTTTGGCCTTTCGCTGGCGCTGGTGGCCCTCTGTATTAAATTCTTCCAGGAAATTTTTCACGTCCTGCCGCATATATTCAGTGTCGCAGAATCCGACCTGATCCTGCTTCTGCTGTCGCTGGTGGATATGACCCTGGTAGGCGGCCTGCTGGTGATGGTGATGTTCTCAGGCTACGAAAATTTCGTCTCGCAGCTGGATATCTCCTCTGATAAAGAGAAGCTGAGCTGGCTGGGTAAAATGGACGCCTCGTCGCTGAAAAACAAAGTGGCCGCCTCGATTGTGGCCATCTCGTCGATCCACCTGCTGCGGGTGTTTATGGATGCCAAGAACATCCCGGATAACAAGCTGATGTGGTACGTGATTATCCACCTGACGTTTGTGCTGTCGGCGTTTGTGATGGGATATCTGGATAAGCTGAGCCGCAAGTAA
- a CDS encoding cytoplasmic protein yields MNNVKDVDNNNVYLALDDKKSDEFILEQNLAALKEIKNAEIQRIAKELLSIPAGLVRLKWQNRREIYPLQVKEEIYGATINAIMQQRPDLKDKILARLETNYQYLRARETATLRVTRKLADQGYRTSSVTTVALNEDVLAAKADIPPQKP; encoded by the coding sequence ATGAATAACGTGAAGGATGTTGATAACAACAACGTTTATTTAGCTTTAGATGATAAAAAGAGCGATGAATTTATCTTAGAGCAAAACCTGGCTGCACTTAAAGAGATTAAAAATGCGGAAATACAACGCATTGCGAAAGAGCTGCTCTCCATTCCCGCCGGTCTGGTGCGTCTGAAATGGCAAAACCGTCGTGAAATTTACCCTTTGCAGGTTAAAGAAGAGATCTACGGCGCGACAATAAACGCCATTATGCAGCAGCGACCAGACTTAAAAGATAAAATACTGGCCCGCCTGGAAACCAATTATCAGTATTTGCGGGCACGTGAAACCGCCACCCTGCGTGTTACCCGTAAACTGGCCGATCAGGGCTATCGCACATCCAGCGTGACCACCGTCGCACTGAATGAAGACGTGCTGGCCGCGAAAGCCGACATCCCTCCGCAAAAGCCGTAA
- the yghB gene encoding DedA family general envelope maintenance protein YghB: MAVIQDIIAALWQHDFAALADPHVVGIVYLVMFATLFLENGLLPASFLPGDSLLLLAGALIGKGVMDFAPTMVILTSAASLGCWLSYLQGRWLGNTRVVKSWLAQLPHKYHQRATCMFDRHGLLALLAGRFLAFVRTLLPTMAGISGLSNRRFQFFNWLSALLWVGVVTTFGYALSMIPFVKRHEDQVMTFLMILPLFLLVAGLVGTIVVVIRKKYCNA; encoded by the coding sequence ATGGCTGTTATTCAAGATATTATCGCTGCACTCTGGCAACACGATTTTGCAGCACTGGCGGACCCTCACGTGGTTGGGATTGTTTATCTGGTGATGTTCGCCACGCTGTTTCTGGAAAATGGGTTACTGCCTGCCTCATTTTTACCGGGCGACAGCCTGCTGCTGCTGGCGGGAGCGTTAATCGGTAAAGGGGTAATGGACTTTGCGCCGACGATGGTGATCCTCACCTCCGCCGCCAGCCTGGGCTGCTGGCTCAGCTACCTGCAGGGCCGCTGGCTGGGCAATACGCGGGTGGTCAAAAGCTGGCTGGCGCAGTTGCCGCATAAATACCATCAGCGGGCGACCTGCATGTTCGATCGCCACGGCCTGCTGGCGCTGCTCGCCGGGCGTTTTCTGGCCTTTGTGCGCACCCTGCTGCCCACCATGGCGGGCATTTCCGGCCTCTCTAACCGCCGCTTCCAGTTCTTTAACTGGCTGAGCGCGCTGCTGTGGGTCGGCGTAGTGACCACCTTCGGCTATGCGCTGAGCATGATCCCATTCGTGAAACGCCACGAAGATCAGGTCATGACCTTCCTGATGATCCTGCCGCTGTTCCTGCTGGTAGCAGGGCTGGTGGGAACCATCGTGGTGGTGATCCGTAAGAAGTACTGCAACGCCTGA
- the metC gene encoding cystathionine beta-lyase has protein sequence MKEKHLDTTLVQAGRSKKYTLGSVNSVIQRASSLVFDTVEAKKHATRNRAKGELFYGRRGTLTHFSLQEAMCELEGGAGCALFPCGAAAVANTILAFVEQGDHILMTNTAYEPSQDFCTKILSKLGVTTGWFDPQIGANIADLIQPNTRIVFLESPGSITMEVHDVPAIVQAVRSKAPDAIIMIDNTWAAGVLFKALDFGIDISIQAATKYLIGHSDGMIGTAVSNARCWEQLCENAYLMGQMVDADTAYMTSRGLRTLSVRLRQHHESSLKVARWLAQHPQVARVNHPALPGSVGHEFWQRDFTGSSGLFSFVLNKRLSNDELANYLDNFSLFSMAYSWGGFESLILPNQPEQIAELRPGGKVDFTGTLIRLHIGLENVDDLIADLEAGFARIE, from the coding sequence ATGAAAGAGAAGCATCTTGATACCACCCTTGTCCAGGCGGGACGCAGCAAGAAATACACCCTCGGTTCGGTAAACAGCGTTATTCAGCGCGCCTCCTCGCTGGTATTTGATACCGTCGAGGCCAAAAAGCACGCCACCCGTAACCGGGCGAAGGGCGAGCTGTTTTACGGGCGTCGCGGGACGCTGACCCACTTCTCTTTGCAGGAAGCGATGTGCGAGCTGGAAGGCGGTGCAGGCTGTGCGCTGTTCCCCTGTGGCGCGGCGGCGGTGGCCAATACCATTCTGGCGTTTGTCGAGCAGGGCGATCACATTCTGATGACCAACACCGCCTACGAGCCCAGCCAGGACTTCTGCACCAAAATCCTCAGCAAGCTGGGCGTGACCACCGGCTGGTTCGATCCGCAGATCGGCGCCAATATTGCCGATCTGATCCAGCCCAACACCCGGATCGTGTTCCTTGAATCGCCGGGCTCCATCACCATGGAAGTGCATGATGTGCCGGCCATTGTGCAGGCGGTACGCAGCAAAGCGCCGGACGCCATCATTATGATCGATAACACCTGGGCGGCAGGCGTGCTGTTTAAGGCGCTCGATTTTGGTATCGACATCTCTATCCAGGCGGCGACCAAATACCTGATTGGCCACTCGGACGGCATGATCGGTACGGCGGTCTCCAACGCCCGCTGCTGGGAGCAACTGTGTGAAAATGCCTATCTGATGGGACAAATGGTGGATGCCGATACCGCCTACATGACCAGCCGCGGCCTGCGCACCCTGAGCGTTCGTCTGCGTCAGCATCATGAAAGCAGCCTGAAAGTCGCCCGGTGGCTGGCGCAGCATCCGCAGGTGGCGCGCGTTAACCATCCAGCCCTGCCGGGCAGCGTGGGCCATGAGTTCTGGCAACGTGACTTTACAGGCAGCAGCGGATTGTTCTCCTTTGTGCTCAACAAGCGTCTGAGCAATGACGAGCTGGCCAACTACCTCGATAACTTCTCGCTTTTCAGCATGGCCTACTCATGGGGCGGCTTTGAGTCACTGATCCTGCCGAACCAGCCAGAGCAGATTGCCGAGCTGCGTCCGGGCGGAAAAGTGGACTTTACCGGCACCCTGATCCGTCTGCATATCGGGCTGGAAAACGTCGACGATTTGATTGCGGATTTAGAGGCCGGGTTTGCTCGTATCGAATAG
- a CDS encoding methyl-accepting chemotaxis protein yields MQVFRNFTIRFVMLTILGIFCLMWAGVGLYGSWALSRVADGNEVDRQLVKQMTVLSQGNDQYFRFVTRLSRAMDVQAAGGTADLTSVQQALDTMSNKLEEMKAMSPGPMDAQISSQAIASWQALLENGVKPQMQFAQQGNVDAYRQQANNVTPPLSRAFGDSAGKFNKAADSILDSTRVTVDGLTSFTRTVIVTATIIGLLILLFADRYLVAMLVKPLDQLRHHFRQIAQGDLSQPIAPFGRNCVGQLVPLLTAMQDSLREAVSTIRSGSENIWRGATEISSGNNDLSSRTEEQAAALEETAASMEQLTATVKLNADNARQASELADLASLTASRGGALVDNVVNTMTGISVSSKKIAEITSVINSIAFQTNILALNAAVEAARAGEQGRGFAVVAGEVRNLASRSASAAKEIEGLITDSVSRVEEGARLVNDTGTTMEAVMRDITGVTTIMKQIAAASEEQSKGISQVGVAITQMDGVTQQNASLVEQVSAAASALERQTEELQRSVQKFRLAS; encoded by the coding sequence ATGCAAGTTTTTCGTAATTTCACGATCCGGTTCGTCATGCTGACGATTCTGGGGATTTTCTGTTTAATGTGGGCGGGCGTTGGGCTGTACGGCTCCTGGGCACTGTCCCGCGTTGCCGATGGCAATGAGGTCGATCGGCAGCTGGTCAAACAGATGACGGTGCTCAGCCAGGGCAACGATCAGTACTTTCGCTTCGTCACCCGTCTGAGCCGGGCGATGGATGTGCAGGCGGCGGGCGGTACGGCGGATCTCACCTCCGTCCAGCAGGCGCTGGACACCATGAGCAATAAGCTTGAGGAGATGAAAGCCATGTCGCCGGGGCCGATGGATGCGCAGATCTCATCCCAGGCGATCGCCAGCTGGCAGGCGCTGCTGGAGAACGGCGTAAAGCCCCAGATGCAGTTCGCGCAGCAGGGCAACGTTGATGCTTATCGCCAGCAGGCGAATAACGTCACCCCGCCGCTGAGCCGGGCCTTTGGCGACAGTGCCGGAAAATTCAATAAAGCCGCCGACAGCATTCTCGACAGTACCCGCGTGACGGTGGACGGCCTGACCAGCTTCACCCGGACGGTGATCGTCACCGCGACCATCATCGGTCTGCTGATCCTGCTGTTCGCCGATCGCTACCTGGTCGCCATGCTGGTGAAACCTCTGGATCAGCTCCGCCACCACTTTCGTCAGATTGCCCAGGGCGATCTCAGCCAGCCGATCGCCCCCTTTGGCCGAAACTGCGTGGGCCAGCTGGTGCCGCTGCTGACGGCGATGCAGGACAGCCTGCGCGAAGCGGTCAGCACCATCCGCAGCGGTAGCGAGAATATCTGGCGCGGCGCCACGGAGATCTCCAGCGGCAATAACGATCTTTCGTCGCGTACCGAAGAGCAGGCGGCGGCGCTGGAAGAGACGGCGGCCAGCATGGAGCAGCTCACCGCCACGGTGAAGCTGAACGCCGACAATGCCCGTCAGGCCAGCGAGCTGGCGGATCTGGCCTCTCTCACCGCCAGCCGCGGCGGGGCGCTGGTGGATAACGTGGTCAACACCATGACCGGCATCTCCGTCAGCTCGAAGAAAATCGCGGAGATCACCAGCGTCATCAACAGTATTGCCTTCCAGACCAATATTCTGGCCCTCAACGCAGCGGTAGAAGCGGCGCGCGCGGGTGAGCAGGGGCGTGGTTTTGCAGTGGTGGCGGGCGAGGTACGTAATCTCGCCAGCCGCAGCGCCAGTGCGGCAAAAGAGATCGAAGGGCTGATTACCGACTCCGTCTCCCGGGTGGAGGAGGGCGCCCGACTGGTGAACGATACCGGCACCACCATGGAGGCGGTGATGCGTGATATTACCGGCGTGACCACCATCATGAAGCAGATTGCCGCCGCCTCGGAAGAGCAGAGTAAAGGCATTTCACAGGTGGGCGTGGCAATTACCCAGATGGATGGCGTGACCCAGCAGAACGCCTCGCTGGTGGAGCAGGTGTCGGCCGCGGCCTCCGCGCTGGAGCGTCAGACCGAGGAGCTGCAACGCTCGGTGCAGAAGTTCCGCCTGGCGAGCTAG
- a CDS encoding aldo/keto reductase — translation MPWNASPNRYETMQYRYCGKSGLRLPALSLGLWHSFGHVHALDSQRALLRKAFDCGITHFDLANNYGPPPGSAEENFGRLLRDDFAAYRDELIISTKAGYDMWPGPYGAGGSRKYLLASLDQSLKRMGLDYVDIFYSHRVDENTPMEETASALAQTVQSGKALYVGISSYSPERTQKMAELLREWKIPLLIHQPSYNLLNRWVDKSGLLDILAANGTGCIAFTPLAQGLLTGKYLNGIPDGSRMQREGKKARGLTENMLTDANLNSLRLLNEMAQERGQTMAQMALSWLLKDERVTSVLIGASRPEQLEENVQALNNLRFSEDELQRIDRHVADGQLNLWQASSDK, via the coding sequence ATGCCCTGGAACGCCTCCCCGAACCGCTACGAGACCATGCAGTACCGTTACTGTGGAAAAAGCGGCCTGCGCTTACCCGCCCTGTCACTCGGCCTGTGGCACAGTTTCGGCCACGTCCACGCCCTCGATTCACAGCGCGCTCTGCTGCGAAAAGCCTTTGACTGCGGCATTACTCACTTCGATCTCGCCAATAACTATGGCCCACCGCCGGGCAGCGCGGAGGAAAATTTTGGCCGCCTGCTGCGCGATGATTTCGCGGCGTATCGCGATGAACTGATTATCTCCACCAAAGCAGGCTATGACATGTGGCCGGGCCCGTACGGAGCGGGCGGCTCGCGCAAATATCTGCTCGCCAGTCTCGACCAGAGCCTGAAGCGGATGGGCCTGGACTACGTTGATATCTTCTACTCGCACCGGGTGGATGAGAACACGCCGATGGAAGAGACGGCCTCTGCGCTGGCGCAGACGGTACAGAGCGGTAAGGCGCTGTACGTCGGAATCTCCTCCTATTCACCGGAACGCACCCAGAAAATGGCGGAGCTGCTGCGCGAGTGGAAAATCCCGCTGCTTATCCATCAGCCCTCTTATAACCTGCTCAACCGCTGGGTGGACAAGAGCGGCCTGCTGGATATCCTGGCGGCTAACGGCACCGGCTGTATCGCCTTTACGCCGCTGGCGCAGGGGCTGCTGACCGGGAAGTACCTCAACGGCATTCCTGACGGCTCCCGTATGCAGCGCGAAGGTAAAAAAGCGCGCGGCCTGACCGAGAATATGCTCACCGACGCTAACCTCAACAGCCTGCGTTTGTTGAATGAGATGGCGCAGGAACGCGGTCAGACGATGGCGCAGATGGCCCTGAGCTGGCTGCTGAAGGATGAGCGCGTGACGTCAGTGCTGATTGGCGCCAGCCGGCCGGAGCAGCTGGAGGAGAACGTGCAGGCGCTGAATAATCTGCGCTTTAGCGAGGATGAGTTGCAGCGGATTGATCGGCACGTGGCCGACGGGCAGCTGAATCTGTGGCAGGCGTCATCAGATAAATAG
- a CDS encoding ESA_00282 family adhesion-associated protein, with amino-acid sequence MNSIFYTVITLLLLTAVVLLLMREFNKSSEAENAHASAQPERMSKEEGEDHFSVLMNAITPVWYWRVNHEYIDFLHATIKRMNMVEINSIPDLFEAQRRCSDLNSAVYKYYDNIKKRCLNGEKVSHSDLEVMNLSQCFREFSLEAYPSLVVLVWPEYQRPVVKPEQV; translated from the coding sequence ATGAACAGCATTTTTTATACTGTCATTACTTTGTTATTGCTTACTGCCGTAGTTCTTTTATTGATGCGCGAGTTCAATAAAAGTAGCGAAGCGGAGAATGCGCACGCCTCTGCCCAGCCAGAGCGGATGTCAAAAGAAGAGGGCGAAGACCATTTTTCGGTGTTAATGAATGCGATTACGCCGGTTTGGTACTGGCGTGTTAATCATGAATATATTGATTTCCTCCATGCCACAATTAAACGAATGAATATGGTGGAAATAAATAGCATTCCTGACCTGTTTGAGGCGCAGCGTCGTTGCAGCGATCTTAACTCGGCGGTCTACAAATATTACGACAATATCAAGAAGCGCTGCCTGAATGGTGAGAAAGTGTCGCATTCCGATCTGGAGGTAATGAACCTGAGCCAGTGTTTTCGTGAGTTCAGCCTTGAGGCCTATCCATCGCTGGTCGTACTGGTTTGGCCGGAATATCAACGTCCTGTCGTTAAGCCGGAGCAGGTATAG
- the yghX gene encoding YghX family hydrolase has translation MTRMTAKDFPQELLDYYDYYAHGKINKREFLNLAARYAVGGVTALALFNMLKPNYALAEQVKFTDPDILPEYITYPSPEGHGQVRGYLVKPAKATGKVPAVVVVHENRGLNPYIEDVARRVAKAGYIALAPDGLSSVGGYPGNDEEGKVLQQKVDPTKLMNDFFAAVGFMEKHPDATGKVGITGFCYGGGVSNAAAVAWPELACAVPFYGRQPPAADVAKIKAPLLLHYAELDKNVNEGWPAYEAALKSNGKVYEAWIYPGVNHGFHNDSTPRYDEPAAELAWKRTLGWFEKYLS, from the coding sequence ATGACGCGTATGACCGCCAAAGACTTTCCTCAGGAATTGCTCGACTACTACGATTATTACGCTCACGGCAAAATCAACAAACGTGAGTTCCTCAATCTGGCTGCCCGCTATGCTGTCGGCGGCGTCACGGCGCTGGCGCTGTTCAATATGCTCAAGCCCAATTACGCCCTCGCAGAGCAGGTGAAGTTCACCGATCCCGACATTTTGCCCGAGTACATTACCTATCCCTCGCCGGAGGGTCATGGCCAGGTGCGCGGCTATCTGGTGAAACCGGCTAAAGCCACCGGTAAAGTCCCGGCGGTGGTGGTGGTGCACGAAAACCGCGGTCTTAATCCCTACATTGAGGATGTGGCGCGTCGGGTGGCGAAAGCGGGGTACATCGCGCTGGCGCCGGATGGCTTAAGCTCGGTGGGCGGTTATCCCGGCAACGATGAAGAAGGGAAGGTCCTGCAACAGAAGGTTGATCCAACGAAGTTGATGAACGACTTCTTTGCCGCCGTCGGGTTTATGGAAAAACACCCGGACGCCACGGGCAAGGTGGGGATCACCGGTTTCTGCTATGGCGGTGGGGTCTCTAATGCCGCGGCGGTCGCCTGGCCGGAACTGGCCTGCGCGGTGCCTTTCTATGGCCGCCAGCCCCCAGCGGCGGATGTCGCCAAAATCAAGGCTCCGCTCCTGCTGCATTACGCCGAACTCGACAAGAATGTTAACGAGGGCTGGCCTGCTTATGAAGCCGCGCTTAAATCTAACGGCAAGGTATATGAAGCCTGGATCTATCCTGGCGTAAACCACGGATTCCACAATGATTCTACCCCGCGTTACGACGAGCCCGCCGCGGAATTAGCCTGGAAAAGAACCCTGGGATGGTTTGAAAAATATTTGAGTTAA